The Alkalibacter saccharofermentans DSM 14828 DNA window TAATTTCTATGGTGATAGCAAGCTGCAAGCAGAAAAAGGCTTAAAAGGTCTGGAAGATGAATCTTTTAAAGTTGTTATCCTACGTCCACCTATGATTTATGGTGAAGGATCAAAAGGCAATTATCCAAGGCTTGCAAAAGCTGCGGTTAAGTTGCCGGTTTTTCCGAATATAGAAAATCAAAGAAGCATGCTTCACATAGATAATCTTTGTGAATTTATAAGATTGATGATAGAAAACAATGAATCAGGATTGTTTTATCCTCAAAATGCTGAATACGTAAAGACCAGTGACATGGTAAGGCTAATTGCAAAATCACACGGCAAAAGGATTACTTTAACAAAAATCTTTAACCCAATATTAAGACTTTTGGGTTATAAGATAGGCATAATAAATAAGGTCTTTGGCAACTTGGTGTATGACAAGACTATGAGTGAGTATAAGCAAAATTACAGAGTAAGGGACTTGGAAGAGTCGATTAAGTTGACTGAAATGGAGACACGATGAAAAGAGCTGTTATAGTAAACTGTTTCGAGACGTATGAAGAAAGAATAGACTTAGTTTATGAATTTTTAGTTAAGAATGATATGGATGTAACAGTTGTTCAATCTAATTTCAAACATATAAATAAAATAGTGCGAAAAGATCATAAAAAGGGTTATGTTTTTATAGAAACTGAACCATATTATAAAAATTTATCTATCCAGAGGCTGAGGTCTCATTACATCTTTGCGAAAGATGCATTTAAGATTGTAGAGAAAATAAAACCAGAACTATTATATGTAGTAGTTCCTCCGAATTCTTCAGCAAAATTTGCAGGTCAATATAAACTGAAAAATAAAAAAATCAAATTGATTTTTGATATTATTGATTTGTGGCCCGAAACTATGCCGTTTGGTAAAATTAAAAAATTACCACCGATTATTTTTTGGGGGGCTTTAAGAGATAAATATCTTAGATATGCGGATCTTATTGTAACAGAATGCGACTTATATCAGAAGGTATTAAACAAAGTAATTATAGGTATGAGAACTCAGACAATATACTTAGCAAAAAAAGCAACTGACGTAGAGAGTAAA harbors:
- a CDS encoding glycosyltransferase, with translation MKRAVIVNCFETYEERIDLVYEFLVKNDMDVTVVQSNFKHINKIVRKDHKKGYVFIETEPYYKNLSIQRLRSHYIFAKDAFKIVEKIKPELLYVVVPPNSSAKFAGQYKLKNKKIKLIFDIIDLWPETMPFGKIKKLPPIIFWGALRDKYLRYADLIVTECDLYQKVLNKVIIGMRTQTIYLAKKATDVESKIKTDDDEIHLAYLGSINNIIDITKILKIIKSINKVKPVTLHIIGDGEKRQELLMQVKLIGARVEYYGKIYNPQEKQDVFDRCHFGLNIMKDSVCVGLTMKSIDYLQAGLPIINNISFDTCTLVQRHSIGYNIDNNNLDDVVALINKLSKEDLAAMRHRAKKVYEDYFSEVSFYKSMRKGLELIEN
- a CDS encoding NAD-dependent epimerase/dehydratase family protein is translated as MINILITGKDSYIGTKFAQWLSQWPDEYAVEELDVKEVSWKGKDFSFYDLVFHVAGIAHVSVDPKLKDLYYKVNRDLAIEVALKAKNDGIKQFVFMSSIIVYGDSSSKERIITKDTEPTPSNFYGDSKLQAEKGLKGLEDESFKVVILRPPMIYGEGSKGNYPRLAKAAVKLPVFPNIENQRSMLHIDNLCEFIRLMIENNESGLFYPQNAEYVKTSDMVRLIAKSHGKRITLTKIFNPILRLLGYKIGIINKVFGNLVYDKTMSEYKQNYRVRDLEESIKLTEMETR